In a genomic window of Helianthus annuus cultivar XRQ/B chromosome 10, HanXRQr2.0-SUNRISE, whole genome shotgun sequence:
- the LOC110881323 gene encoding alpha/beta-gliadin clone PW1215-like, with product MRKLQQQRALAAANREMNSQTQDMINRRLANFHTFATTAADPNLEQLIAPQPLPLFPTQPMEIEPNPVDQIPAPAFDPVEIPRVPAPHPPDYDPWFDDHMDYQQRYPLEDEPMQNPVAPYPDLDPLDPYWDNDQYIREILENPYPYEEPMPQFPDPIPTPVPPMSTENVQELGTFGEEILEGSKRMRQIGERLVWKYDECNMQYWMNPYQ from the coding sequence atgagaaaacTTCAGCAGCAGCGAGCTTTAGCAGCCGCGAATAGAGAAATGAACTCTCAAACTCAGGACATGATCAATAGGAGACTAGCCAATTTCCACACATTCGCTACCACAGCCGCAGACCCGAATTTAgaacaactcatagcaccccagccATTACCACTATTTCCCACACAACCTATGGAAATTGAGCCAAACCCAGTAGACCAAATTCCAGCACCTGCTTTTGACCCAGTTGAAATCCCTAGAGTACCAGCACCCCATCCCCCAGACTATGACCCATGGTTTGACGACCATATGGATTATCAACAACGCTATCCACTAGAAGATGAACCCATGCAAAACCCAGTAGCACCCTACCCAGACCTTGACCCTCTAGACCCCTACTGGGATAACGACCAATATATCAGGGAGATCCTAGAGAACCCGTACCCTTACGaagaacccatgccccagttccctGACCCGATACCAACACCCGTACCACCCATGAGCACtgagaatgtgcaagaactcggcacctttggtgaggagatatTAGAAGGAAGTAAGAGAATGAGACAGATAGGGGAGAGACTCGTTTGGAAATATGACGAGTGCAACATGCAATACTGGATGAACCCCTATCAGtag